GAAAAGTTTGAAGAAGAGTGTCGAGTGAAAAAAATCGAAACTAGAAATGAATTGagtaaaaaattgattaacaAATTATCGTTATTCACTGAAACTGATATGAAAGATGATGTAGTTGAGTCTTTCCAAactaaaatcaaatatgaAGCTGAATCTTTGAAAATGGAAAGTTTTGGATTAGAAATTTTACACACTATTGGACATATTTATAAAACCAAgtcaaaaatatttttgaagAACCAGACATTTTTCGGTTGGGGTGGGTTTTGGTGGTCAATGAAGGAAAAAGGGGGTGTTGTGAAAGATACGTTTAAGACAGTTTCGGCTGCATTAGATGCACAAAGAACAATGGAAGAGTATACACAAATGCAACAGGACAATGAGTATCATGCTAAAAAGGAAGcagaagaggaagaagcCAAGAAACAAGCTAACGAAGAAGTATCTAAATTGGAGAAAGAGTTGGAAGAGGTGAAAaaggaacaacaacaacaaaagtcTCAAGATAAGCCGGCTGCTGAAACTGAAGGTAGTTCGACTGGTGATTCTCAACTCAAAGAAGGACAAGAAGCAGAAGGAAGTGTCAGcaaatttgaaactaaAGAACCTGCCAAACACACTGCTGAAGAATTGGCTGAAATGGAAAAATATCTTATGGGTAAAGTGTTAGCAGCAGCATGGAATGGATCAAAATTCGAGATTCAAGGTACTGTCCGTGCTGTTTGTGATAACATATTGGAGGACAAAGATGTGTCACTTGAGACTAGAGTTGCTCGTGCCAAAGCATTAAGACTAATAGGTgatgtttttgtttctatGACACGTACAGAAGCTGAA
This genomic stretch from Candida albicans SC5314 chromosome 1, complete sequence harbors:
- the DJP1 gene encoding Djp1p (Similar to bacterial DnaJ; reported to have a role in peroxisome biogenesis; induced in low iron and upon adherence to polystyrene), translated to MVVDTTYYDLLNIETSATSLEIKKAYRKAAIKLHPDKNPNDPDAAAKFQEVGEAYQVLSDETLRAKYDKYGKQESIPQEGFEDPAEFFSMIFGGEAFKDWIGELSLLSELSKSAELSGYSDDADKKKDTKTAGTGSDESKESNESKKQKLDTTENGHKSSTEPRLLANGENTPGNQLTEKELEEKKRKEELEKFEEECRVKKIETRNELSKKLINKLSLFTETDMKDDVVESFQTKIKYEAESLKMESFGLEILHTIGHIYKTKSKIFLKNQTFFGWGGFWWSMKEKGGVVKDTFKTVSAALDAQRTMEEYTQMQQDNEYHAKKEAEEEEAKKQANEEVSKLEKELEEVKKEQQQQKSQDKPAAETEGSSTGDSQLKEGQEAEGSVSKFETKEPAKHTAEELAEMEKYLMGKVLAAAWNGSKFEIQGTVRAVCDNILEDKDVSLETRVARAKALRLIGDVFVSMTRTEAEAEEARVFEELVAEASKKREKKKTPTEAEQQQERAEHAS